One Vanrija pseudolonga chromosome 5, complete sequence genomic window, CTTGTCGGCAATTCTGCCATACGTGCCCTTGTCGGTGGCTCTGCCGTAGGTGCCCTTGTTCGGCGAAGCCGAGCGTCCGTATGTGCCCTTGCTGGGAGACACGGACCTGCGTGCCGAGTCTCTAATCGGGACGGTGGAGTACTGCCTGTTGGCATGTGATGGGCGAGGGGTTGTCGGACGGGTGGGGGTTGGGCTGGCTGAGCGCAGGCGCTGTGCCAAGGTCTCGAGTTCCTCGGGTAGCGTGAACTGTGGGACTGGGGCCGGTCGGCCCTCGGTGTATGCCTTGCGTGCTTCCTCGACGAAGCCTGGGATAAGCGAAAGTCGGCCGCCTGTCCACTCACGATCCATGTTCTTGACCCAGCTCGCAAGGCGGTCAAGGTTCTCCAGGTGCTCGGTGTCACCACTGCGCATCACTCCAACGGTGCTTGGCGCAGTCGACTGCTTGGCTGCGACGTGAGTGACTACCACCGAGTTTCGACGTACCTTTGCGCGGAGTTGTGTTCTTGCCTTCCTGTCCGGGTCCTGGCGACGGCATACCGTCCCTGTTAATCTTGCGCTGGAGCTCGAGACTCATGTCGGCGCTCACAACACGCTTGCTCTGCGTCACTCCACTACTGCTGGTGAACGCCGGCTCGGTATCAATGGCAATCTCGAGCATTGGTGCCTTGGAAGTGTGGGTTGGGCGCGTTGGCGTCTGCACCTCGTTGGCGGCAGTGAACGTGGCAATGGTGCGGGCGGCACGCTGGTTGGCCGCTGACCTCGTTAACAAATGCTCCTCGGTGTCGTCCTCACATCTGGGCGATCTGAATGTGACATTACGCTCGTCAATCTCGGTGACATCGTCCAGCTTGACAAcggcctcgctgcggcgGTACTCGACTTTGGCCTCCTTGTTAAGACCACGGTCGAGGCTAACAGTGCGTGGCATTTTGTTGTGTGCCATGCCAGTAGGTGTCGGCGGACGGCGAGTCTTCTCCTCTCTCGGCTTGACGGCTGTGAGTCCCTCGAGGGAGCGCATGGTCTGGGCCAAGGCCTCTGCCTTCGTGACCGACGTTGGTGACTCGTCGCGCAAGGTTTCACGAAGAGTGCTGGTACGGGCGAGCAGAGGCTCTGAGCGGCGAATTTCCAGAGGCTTGTTGTGCTTGAGGGCCGTGACCGAGGAGGGACGGACGAggctgctggggcggcggTCCTTGACCGGGCTGAGTGCCAGTGAAGAGTCTTCTGTGGACGAATCAGCATGTTGTCTACCAGCTTGGGACTCACCGGCATCGGTGACACGAGGAGGCTTGGCTGAACGGATAATCTTGGTAGCTGGGGCGTCAGAACGGCCAGGTCGAGCCACTCACGAGACCCTCTGTCAGGCGTCCCCTCCCTCTGGCGAGGACCAAGCACGGAGCTGTCACGCTTCTTGAGGTACTTATCCGGCACCTCGGGCACAGGCTGGATGCCAgcaaggccggcaaggtcggTGACCGCCTTGGCGGAGCGAAGCTGGCTCTCGCTCGCCTGTTGCCTGACCGACTCACCAAGCGCTGGGCTGTCTTGGGCGGTGGCGGGTTTCGTCTTGCGGCGGGCACCGACGTCGCTCTTGACCTTCTTGAGCTTGcgctccttgtccttcttgacggcgacgagccgcgTGGACGGCGGAGTCTCCTTGGAGGCACCGGCAGCCAGACGAACAAAGCTGGGGGTGGAAACCGTGGACTCGGCGACGGGAGTAAGCGACTGGTGGTAGTACGCCTGCTGAGCGGAGATGCGGTAGCTGGGGTCGGGGCAAATCATGTAGCGTAACAAGTGCTCAAGGTCTGTCGTGTGAGCTCACGGGTTTACGAGGTCGAGAGCTTACCTTTGGGAATAGACCAATCACCCATCCAGGTGCCAGCGCGGGTGCGCTCCCAGTACACCAagagctcctccttggtctcgaagctctcctcctcatcctcttcAAATGGTGTGCGGCCCACGAGGACTTCGAACATGGTAACCTGAGTGGGTTAGACAAAACAAGTCTGGAGCGAACTACCCACGCCAAGTGCCCAGATGTCAGACTGACGCTCATCGTGGGGCTGACCACGAGCACGCTGAGGGTCGAGGTACTGAAAGGTCAGCAACAACCCTTGGCTACATTCTCACCTCCGGAGTTCCCCAGCTGATGGTGCTGAGGAATgcgccgcggctgctgggcttgtgctgctgcgcgaaGCCGAAGTCGACGATCACCGGAATGTCGTGGTGGCTGATGAGGATGTTTGCCGGCTTGATGTCGTTGTGGGTGATGCCGCGCTCGTGGAGGTACCCGACGGCGCTGCACAGTTGGCGGAAGTATGGACGTGCACGTTCATGATCCATCTGCACGGGGATGATGTGCGAGTGGTACGGCATGACAAGGCTGTGGTCGTCATCAGCGCCACATTCGAACCATCCGCAGTGTGCACTTACAACGCCCAGCTTCTGCTAACAACAAATGCCTCAAAGCGGATAATGCTCGGGTGTGGCTCGTGCCGTAAGCTCCTGGTAATCTTCATCTCGAGCCAAAGGGAGCGGATGCGCTGCATCGTGACCTGGCCGTCAGCACACTTGCCGACACACAGGCACTCACAGCATCCCTGTCCTTGTGCACAACCTTGACGGCGACAACACCAACGCCAAACTTGCCAATGCCACCCGCGGACGTGGTACCAAGGCGGAAGACTGGGTCCGTTGGCTCCAAGTCACTCTCATCGTACGGCTTGAGCGAGGTCATGTACACCTGGCCCCAGTTGCCGTTGCCCACTTCGGTGTCGAAGCTGAAGCGACCGCGCACCTGGTCGTCGGAGAGGGCGACAATGTCGTCCAACCCGGGTGCGGTTGAGAAGAGTTGTGCGGCAGCACCGGCCCGGttgggcgtcggcgacgagctgggtgATGAGGTGGGATACACGGCGCTCGTGTCGGCGGTcggcacctcctcgacgtcgtaaACCGGCGCTGCTTGGACGCCGTTGGCAAACTGGTTGTATGACACGAACTCGCTCTCCTCATGGTCGGAGCAGTACGACACGGTGTCGAGCATTGGCGCGATAGCTTGTCTGATAAATGAAGGGTCGAGGATAGCGCTAGTGTTGGGGTTTTGGTTGGCGTCGTTGCTGTCGCCGTTTGGAGTTGTGTCCATGTTGGACGAGTTGTTGACAGTGATTGAAGCAACAGAGTATTCGAGTGATGTTGACTGATGATGCACAAACCAGAGTGTCAGTGCGTCGTGCAATGTTTGTTTGTGGCCTCTGTCACTGGGTCACTGGCACCAACTTGGCCCAACggccttgccgtcgccgacgttaCCACGCCAGTCTCACTCACCGCGTCGAGTGACCTGGGAGGTAGCTCAGGGGATGGCGCCTGGGCACGCGCTACAGCACGAAGCCGCTGTCGAGACCGAGAGTGTTGAATGATGAGTGGGCGAGTTGCGGCCGATGAGCCCGGGCTTGTCATGGCGTTTGCGGCGGTCGCAAACGTCTTTTTCCGACGAAGGACGGGGACCTTTTCCTTGCTCTGGTGAAAGTAAGGATGAGCCAGTGTCGAGGTGCCGGGTGTGGGATTCTTTCTCGTCGGCTGCCGAGTGTGAATGGAGGATGAGAAGGAGAGAGATAGGGGCGTAAGGTTGttggaggacgagggggacACCATGCCGGGCAGGAGGACTtggccgtgtgtgtgtgtatgaGGGGCTTGGGtgcgcgcgtgtgtgtgttggaCGTGTGTGTGTTTACTGCCGCGGGGCGCCGGTGCGCCTTAGCCCCgtagcgacgacgacgatggcaaCGGTGATGACGGTGACGACCGagcggggcgcgcgggcacACGGGCAAGAGGCCAGGGGGGCGACGGACGCGCGGGGGCGCTCTGCAGCGTGGGCGGGGAGGCGAGCGATGAGCGTGGTCGACGGCTCTTCAAATTTCTTGATGTGCACGACGCCTACAAGGGGTATAAGgccgcacgacgcacgccaAAGGACCCAATCGAGATGGTGGTGTGATGATGGTACGGTGGGCGCAAGTAGAGAGAtgaagagggcgaggtggcgagtCAGTTGCCTTTAAAGCGAGGGGGCGTTGATGAGAGCACGAACAGGTGCTAGTGCAAAGGCGAGAAGAGTGCCCCAGCTCCAAGAAGGTGGGTGACTGGGTCGAGAGAGGACAGACGAGACGAttcgccgccgaggctggaAAAGAAAACATTCGCGCTGGCACTTGCTGGGCATCGGCCCACCCCGCGCTCCCTCTCGCGCTCCCTCTCGGCACGGCCCCCGTGTGTGGACAAACACTGCAGCGCTTGCATGTTTGGGCCGTCGAGAAGCACCCCAGTCTGCATGGGTAAACGAGGGTGTGACGAGCACAGGCCGTGTGGCGTCCTTCGTGTCGCCGTGTGCCCCGGCTTCCTCGCCGCTTGACGGTGtgtgtcctcgacgccgagagctGTCAGTTCGTCTGCGAATGTCAAGTGTCAAGTCAACGTTGTGTGAGTATGCTATCAGATTGAGCCGACTCCGGCTGCTGTGAGTGTGTGAGCGCGGCTGTTACACAACAACAGCACAGCCAAGGCAGGCACAATACAGGCAGGCACCCTCCGCATCAGCAATCCAGGGCAATGGCGACACCGTGTCACCATTgcgcgcgactcgagctGGTGGGCAGGTCGCGCGCAGTCGTcacgtcgtcatcgtcgcggTGGGCTCGTGTCATGTCTACATTGGGTTCTGTCTGTACAGTGTGTAAGTGGGGTGCCCGGGCCGAAGGGAGAGCAAGCCGAAGCCCGACGAGGTGTAACGCAGGGCAGAAGGTCGATGCGCAACACTGTGGCTTGAAACCGCGGCGCCCAGTGCGTCCTTGGAGTGGCCCGCCTCGGAGGGAGAATCCTTATTACGATGTCTCTTCTGGGATGCTCGGTGCGTCGGGCAACGACTGCAGTCGCTGATGGCCCTGCGAGAGGAGCGTTGTCGCCCGGGGCGTAACCGACCCCGATAACAGAGAAGATTCCGAGGGTGCAGGTGACCGCTCGCCCGTAGGGACAGGGCCCACTGTCGCGCGGGTCGGACCCCATCGGGAGGTGTGCTGTTGCCTGTAAACACATTAGCTATTTAGGGTCCACACTGAGCTCCGGCCGGCAGGGTACCCACGGGTTCGAAGATGAGTAGTCAAGGCTGGAGGTGTGAGCGCAGCTACACAAAGGTTGACTCACTGAACGTAGGCACGGATGACGCCGTCAAGGTTCTCGAGCATGCACCTGGAGTCAGCTGTACTGGCAGCATTTGTCAGCTCACTGGATGGTCTCTCCGACGTcgtgggcgtggtggagaGATGTCGACTGCGGAAGCACAACGTCGACTTCACAGACAAAATCGTCACCGATATGGTACACCTCGACGTCCGAGATCTCGAGCACGGGGTTGAACCGCGTTACCATGTACAGGACACGCGTGATCTGATCAGGGGATGCTTGTTTGCCCGACACTTCTACGTCAGCATACTGTCGTCGGTTGCATACGCACAGTTGCTGAAGTTTTCGAAGAGGGTCCTGACCCAGGCGATGATAATGTACAGGGAGAGGACCATACCGCCGATAGGGTCAAGGAGCGGCGAGTTGAGCTTCTCTCCAAGCCACGGGAAGGACAGCGACATGACGTTGAGCCACACGTCGTTCTCAGCGTCCTGAGCGAGAGCCTGCACACCCGAGCTGGGGATGgtcgagcaccaccaccagagCACCGACTTGGTGGCGATCGTGGCCAGCATGGTTGAGAGGCCGATCGTGCTAAGCTCGACGGTCTCGGGGCGCTCGTGCCGGAAGACGCGCTGGAAGGACTCGATAAACACTTGGACAAAGGAACAGATCATGACCACGGAGAAGATGAGCTGGGGGTCAGGGGGGTTCTCTCGGAGGCACTCACCACACCGAGCGGCTCGAAACGTCTCTTGCCGGCAGGGTACAGATGACGGTCGCTCTCCTGTCCCATAGCCCACGACGTTCCAAGGATGATAAACGTCGAGAGGAGGTCAAGGGCCGAGTCAATGAGCGACGCCATGAGCGAGATCGAGGAGGAGTACCAGACGGCCACGGCCTTGACTCCGACGAGCAGGGCGTTCACGATTGTGTTGACTACGGTCAGCGCGTTCATTATTCTCGCTCACTATGCAGCGCAAGCTTGGCCAGCCGCTCGCGTTTGGCCTGCTTTGACCCCACGAGCGGCGTGCTCTCGTCCGCCGGGGCGGCTtcatcttcgtcgtcgatgatCACGTCCCCGTCCATTCGCTTCGGACGCACATGCCACGCCGTGTGTCTGCGCTGCCACTCGACGGCGTTGACATACGCCGCGTCGCTGGGGTAGATGctgcgcagcggcggcgggcggaagCTGCCGGCGATAATAGACGGCAGTTCGCCCGACAGTAGCgtgtccacctcggcgtaGTGCTCGTGGATCTCCGCCAGTTTCTCGTAGTACGGCCGGAGCTGGGGGTCAgtggcgctgcgctcggGCAACCACCCACCTTCGTGGGAAGCTTGGCAATGTCCTCGCTGGCTACGGGGATGTTCTCAAAGTCTGTAATGCTGCGTTCTTGCGACGAGATAATCCTGcgggtgtgagtggtgtgggGAAAGGGGGACCCATGGAGCCGCAGGCCTGGGCCACCGCTCAACTCACCCAAGGTTCTGCACCTGGTCGAGGGAGAAGCCGCGCTGcaggcggtgccggcggagggggtggggttCGAAGGGGGACGGCATCGCGTTCGGTGCGATCTCGGGGTTGCGGTCAATGGTCATGTCGGTGTGCTGAAGCGCGCGGCTGGCGACAAagccgagcgacgacgcctgcGGGGCGGCGTTGAAGCCGTTTGAGCCGCCCACGGAgcccaggcggcgggggctggcGTTGCGCGATGGCATgggaggcgggggtgggtgacgtTGGAGTGTGTGCGATGGACGGGGCACAAGTGAATCtcttcgacgacgaccattGCAACGTTTGTCGTCTCGAGCAGCAGGAGAAACCGCCAATCACTTTAGCCCGATCGGGACGGCCGAATTAGAAATTCTAGGCACGGGCATTAGTCTGGGCATTTCAAGGGGGGAAATCGTAATCACGAGCCGCAGCCGATGACGTCGAGACGAGGGAAGGTGAGTGTGACTTTGGAATGTCCCTTCCCTCCACTttccacaaccaccaccaccaccaccaccacgatgcCTTCCCCGCCAATACCATTCCACATCCTCCGAGCACATC contains:
- the Brsk1_1 gene encoding Serine/threonine-protein kinase BRSK1, coding for MVSPSSSNNLTPLSLSFSSSIHTRQPTRKNPTPGTSTLAHPYFHQSKEKVPVLRRKKTFATAANAMTSPGSSAATRPLIIQHSRSRQRLRAVARAQAPSPELPPRSLDASTSLEYSVASITVNNSSNMDTTPNGDSNDANQNPNTSAILDPSFIRQAIAPMLDTVSYCSDHEESEFVSYNQFANGVQAAPVYDVEEVPTADTSAVYPTSSPSSSPTPNRAGAAAQLFSTAPGLDDIVALSDDQVRGRFSFDTEVGNGNWGQVYMTSLKPYDESDLEPTDPVFRLGTTSAGGIGKFGVGVVAVKVVHKDRDAVTMQRIRSLWLEMKITRSLRHEPHPSIIRFEAFVVSRSWAFLVMPYHSHIIPVQMDHERARPYFRQLCSAVGYLHERGITHNDIKPANILISHHDIPVIVDFGFAQQHKPSSRGAFLSTISWGTPEYLDPQRARGQPHDERQSDIWALGVTMFEVLVGRTPFEEDEEESFETKEELLVYWERTRAGTWMGDWSIPKDLEHLLRYMICPDPSYRISAQQAYYHQSLTPVAESTVSTPSFVRLAAGASKETPPSTRLVAVKKDKERKLKKVKSDVGARRKTKPATAQDSPALGESVRQQASESQLRSAKAVTDLAGLAGIQPVPEVPDKYLKKRDSSVLGPRQREGTPDRGSPTKIIRSAKPPRVTDAGESQAGRQHADSSTEDSSLALSPVKDRRPSSLVRPSSVTALKHNKPLEIRRSEPLLARTSTLRETLRDESPTSVTKAEALAQTMRSLEGLTAVKPREEKTRRPPTPTGMAHNKMPRTVSLDRGLNKEAKVEYRRSEAVVKLDDVTEIDERNVTFRSPRCEDDTEEHLLTRSAANQRAARTIATFTAANEVQTPTRPTHTSKAPMLEIAIDTEPAFTSSSGVTQSKRVVSADMSLELQRKINRDGMPSPGPGQEGKNTTPRKAKQSTAPSTVGVMRSGDTEHLENLDRLASWVKNMDRFVEEARKAYTEGRPAPVPQFTLPEELETLAQRLRSASPTPTRPTTPRPSHANRQYSTVPIRDSARRSVSPSKGTYGRSASPNKGTYGRATDKGTYGRIADKGTYGRGTESSRLKQRPAVSQVFRIFQSDKDKPLINKRSSHALRTAPSTPALRSAAARRVPTRKSESNLRLFSTVAASTTPKVEVEEAEESMVHHDEAELFDASQRLKSVPGIKKYGQGWTSASGPAPNLLAPPRTMGKPSSMVSLRKKARAFLPERDHVHYNDHIPEGRVAASTLPRPARPPTRSSVARPNTPAAESVFSSAAKSDTGSTSRAKNIFKLFSRKK
- the MTP4 gene encoding Metal tolerance protein 4, translating into MPSRNASPRRLGSVGGSNGFNAAPQASSLGFVASRALQHTDMTIDRNPEIAPNAMPSPFEPHPLRRHRLQRGFSLDQVQNLGIISSQERSITDFENIPVASEDIAKLPTKLRPYYEKLAEIHEHYAEVDTLLSGELPSIIAGSFRPPPLRSIYPSDAAYVNAVEWQRRHTAWHVRPKRMDGDVIIDDEDEAAPADESTPLVGSKQAKRERLAKLALHINTIVNALLVGVKAVAVWYSSSISLMASLIDSALDLLSTFIILGTSWAMGQESDRHLYPAGKRRFEPLGVLIFSVVMICSFVQVFIESFQRVFRHERPETVELSTIGLSTMLATIATKSVLWWWCSTIPSSGVQALAQDAENDVWLNVMSLSFPWLGEKLNSPLLDPIGGMVLSLYIIIAWVRTLFENFSNLSGKQASPDQITRVLYMVTRFNPVLEISDVEVYHIGDDFVCEVDVVLPQSTSLHHAHDVGETIQCMLENLDGVIRAYVHLDYSSSNPQQHTSRWGPTRATVGPVPTGERSPAPSESSLLSGSVTPRATTLLSQGHQRLQSLPDAPSIPEETS
- the Brsk1_1 gene encoding Serine/threonine-protein kinase BRSK1 — its product is MVSPSSSNNLTPLSLSFSSSIHTRQPTRKNPTPGTSTLAHPYFHQSKEKVPVLRRKKTFATAANAMTSPGSSAATRPLIIQHSRSRQRLRAVARAQAPSPELPPRSLDASTSLEYSVASITVNNSSNMDTTPNGDSNDANQNPNTSAILDPSFIRQAIAPMLDTVSYCSDHEESEFVSYNQFANGVQAAPVYDVEEVPTADTSAVYPTSSPSSSPTPNRAGAAAQLFSTAPGLDDIVALSDDQVRGRFSFDTEVGNGNWGQVYMTSLKPYDESDLEPTDPVFRLGTTSAGGIGKFGVGVVAVKVVHKDRDAVTMQRIRSLWLEMKITRSLRHEPHPSIIRFEAFVVSRSWAFLVMPYHSHIIPVQMDHERARPYFRQLCSAVGYLHERGITHNDIKPANILISHHDIPVIVDFGFAQQHKPSSRGAFLSTISWGTPEYLDPQRARGQPHDERQSDIWALGVTMFEVLVGRTPFEEDEEESFETKEELLVYWERTRAGTWMGDWSIPKDLEHLLRYMICPDPSYRISAQQAYYHQSLTPVAESTVSTPSFVRLAAGASKETPPSTRLVAVKKDKERKLKKVKSDVGARRKTKPATAQDSPALGESVRQQASESQLRSAKAVTDLAGLAGIQPVPEVPDKYLKKRDSSVLGPRQREGTPDRGSPTKIIRSAKPPRVTDAEDSSLALSPVKDRRPSSLVRPSSVTALKHNKPLEIRRSEPLLARTSTLRETLRDESPTSVTKAEALAQTMRSLEGLTAVKPREEKTRRPPTPTGMAHNKMPRTVSLDRGLNKEAKVEYRRSEAVVKLDDVTEIDERNVTFRSPRCEDDTEEHLLTRSAANQRAARTIATFTAANEVQTPTRPTHTSKAPMLEIAIDTEPAFTSSSGVTQSKRVVSADMSLELQRKINRDGMPSPGPGQEGKNTTPRKAKQSTAPSTVGVMRSGDTEHLENLDRLASWVKNMDRFVEEARKAYTEGRPAPVPQFTLPEELETLAQRLRSASPTPTRPTTPRPSHANRQYSTVPIRDSARRSVSPSKGTYGRSASPNKGTYGRATDKGTYGRIADKGTYGRGTESSRLKQRPAVSQVFRIFQSDKDKPLINKRSSHALRTAPSTPALRSAAARRVPTRKSESNLRLFSTVAASTTPKVEVEEAEESMVHHDEAELFDASQRLKSVPGIKKYGQGWTSASGPAPNLLAPPRTMGKPSSMVSLRKKARAFLPERDHVHYNDHIPEGRVAASTLPRPARPPTRSSVARPNTPAAESVFSSAAKSDTGSTSRAKNIFKLFSRKK